The following are encoded together in the Tripterygium wilfordii isolate XIE 37 chromosome 3, ASM1340144v1, whole genome shotgun sequence genome:
- the LOC119995529 gene encoding lignin-forming anionic peroxidase-like produces the protein MERFAFVFVLVLSQLFLLLQYDYFSCSTFYQYWCFNVDALYHEQTCQSQLSSTIYESTCPNALTTIRTSIRSAIAKERRMAASLIRLHFHDCFAVGCDASILLYETSSIQSEKTTSPNNGSVRGYGVIDNAKAEVEKACPGIVSCADIIIVAARDASEYVGGPSWIVKLGRRDSTTASRTLVEGGDLPAFTDGLEQLIGLLFSNKGLNARDMVALSGSHTIGQAQCFTFRDRIYSNNASDIDVGFASTRKRGCPASGGNGNLAPMDLVTPNYFDNNYFKNLQQRKGLLHSDQVLFSGGSTDSIVNDYSKNANTFKSDFASAMIKMGDIGVLPGFAGQIRRICGAVN, from the exons ATGGAGAGATTCG cttttgtttttgttcttgttctt tctcaactatTCCTCCTTCTTCAATATGACTACTTCAGCTGTTCAACATTCTACCAATATTGGTGCTTCAATGTTGATGCTCTTTATCATGAGCAAACATGCCAATCCCAGCTTTCTTCAACCATTTATGAGAGTACATGCCCTAATGCACTCACTACCATACGTACCTCAATTAGATCCGCTATCGCTAAAGAACGTCGAATGGCGGCATCTCTCATTCGCCTCCATTTCCATGATTGCTTCGCTGTTGGATGCGATGCATCCATCTTACTATATGAGACCTCCTCAATCCAAAGTGAGAAGACTACCAGTCCTAATAATGGTTCTGTTAGAGGCTATGGAGTCATAGACAATGCCAAAGCCGAAGTAGAGAAAGCATGTCCTGGCATTGTATCTTGTGCAGATATCATTATAGTGGCCGCCAGAGATGCATCCGAATATGTAGGTGGTCCATCTTGGATAGTGAAACTTGGAAGAAGAGACTCAACCACTGCAAGCAGAACTTTGGTGGAAGGTGGAGACCTTCCTGCTTTTACAGACGGCCTTGAACAACTTATT GGACTTCTATTCTC AAACAAAGGCCTTAATGCAAGGGACATGGTTGCGTTGTCAGGTTCCCACACAATAGGACAAGCTCAATGCTTCACATTTCGCGATAGGATATACAGCAACAACGCAAGCGACATTGATGTCGGATTTGCGAGCACTCGCAAGCGTGGCTGTCCAGCTAGTGGTGGCAATGGTAATTTGGCACCGATGGATTTGGTAACGCCCAATTATTTTGACAACAATTACTTCAAGAATCTACAACAACGGAAGGGACTTCTTCATTCTGATCAAGTTCTCTTTAGTGGCGGATCCACGGACAGCATTGTCAATGATTATAGCAAGAACGCCAACACTTTCAAGTCTGATTTTGCATCTGCCATGATCAAGATGGGAGATATTGGTGTTCTCCCTGGTTTTGCTGGTCAAATAAGGAGAATTTGCGGCGCCGTCAACTAG